In a single window of the Chionomys nivalis chromosome 11, mChiNiv1.1, whole genome shotgun sequence genome:
- the Chd5 gene encoding chromodomain-helicase-DNA-binding protein 5 isoform X4: protein MRGPLGTEEELPRLFAEEMENEEEMSEEDDGGLEGLEDFFPAEPVSLPRKKPKKLKESKSKGKRKKKEGSNDELSDNEEDLEEKSESEGSDYSPTKKKKKKLKEKKEKKAKRKKRDEDEDDNDDGGLKEPKSSGQLMAEWGLDDVDYLFSEEDYHTLTNYKAFSQFLRPLIAKKNPKIPMSKMMTVLGAKWREFSANNPFKGSSAAAAAAAVAAAVETVTIAPPLAISPQQVPQPLPIRKAKTKEGKGPGVRKKNKGAKDSKKKGRGKRVAGLKFRFGGISKRKKGSSSEEDEREESDLDNASIHSSSVRSECSAALGKKNKRRRKKKRIDDGDGYETDHQDYCEVCQQGGEIILCDTCPRAYHLVCLDPELEKAPEGKWSCPHCEKEGIQWEPKDDDEEEEEGGCEEEEDDHMEFCRVCKDGGELLCCDACPSSYHLHCLNPPLPEIPNGEWLCPRCTCPPLKGKVQRILHWRWTEPPAPFMVGLPGPEGEPGMPPPKPLEGIPEREFFVKWAGLSYWHCSWVKELQLELYHTVMYRNYQRKNDMDEPPPFDYGSGDEDGKSEKRKNKDPLYAKMEERFYRYGIKPEWMMVHRILNHSFDKKGDVHYLIKWKDLSYDQCTWEIDDIDIPYYDNLKQAYWGHRELMLGEDARLPKRLIKKGKKLKDDKQEKPPETPIVDPTVKFDKQPWYIDSTGGTLHPYQLEGLNWLRFSWAQGTDTILADEMGLGKTVQTIVFLYSLYKEGHSKGPYLVSAPLSTIINWEREFEMWAPDFYVVTYTGDKESRSVIRENEFSFEDNAIRGGKKVFRMKKEVQIKFHVLLTSYELITIDQAILGSIEWACLVVDEAHRLKNNQSKFFRVLNSYKIDYKLLLTGTPLQNNLEELFHLLNFLTPERFNNLEGFLEEFADISKEDQIKKLHDLLGPHMLRRLKADVFKNMPAKTELIVRVELSQMQKKYYKFILTRNFEALNSKGGGNQVSLLNIMMDLKKCCNHPYLFPVAAVEAPVLPNGSYDGSSLVKSSGKLMLLQKMLKKLRDEGHRVLIFSQMTKMLDLLEDFLEYEGYKYERIDGGITGGLRQEAIDRFNAPGAQQFCFLLSTRAGGLGINLATADTVIIYDSDWNPHNDIQAFSRAHRIGQNKKVMIYRFVTRASVEERITQVAKRKMMLTHLVVRPGLGSKSGSMTKQELDDILKFGTEELFKDDVEGMMSQGQRPATPIPDVQSSKGGSLAAGAKKKHGSTPPGDNKDVEDSSVIHYDDAAISKLLDRNQDATDDTELQNMNEYLSSFKVAQYVVREEDGVEEVEREVIKQEENVDPDYWEKLLRHHYEQQQEDLARNLGKGKRIRKQVNYNDASQEDQGACEWQDELSDNQSEYSIGSEDEDEDFEERPEGQSGRRQSRRQLKSDRDKPLPPLLARVGGNIEVLGFNARQRKAFLNAIMRWGMPPQDAFNSHWLVRDLRGKTEKEFRAYVSLFMRHLCEPGADGAETFADGVPREGLSRQHVLTRIGVMSLVRKKVQEFEHVNGKYSTPDLVPEGPEGKKPCEVLSSDPNTPVPASPAQLPAAPLGLPDKMEAQLGYMDEKESGMQKPKKPQEIQALPTALDRGEGEDKHQNSDSKDRAREERMEEAEKAQGSPEQPPKEEVLPDKEPIPDKLEPSPSHSSDFRPDDSKVEEKEPMETQQNGDREEDEEGKKEDKNGKFKFMFNIADGGFTELHTLWQNEERAAVSSGKIYEIWHRRHDYWLLAGIVTHGYARWQDIQNDPRYMILNEPFKSEIHKGNYLEMKNKFLARRFKLLEQALVIEEQLRRAAYLNMTQDPNHPAMALNARLAEVECLAESHQHLSKESLAGNKPANAVLHKVLNQLEELLSDMKADVTRLPSMLSRIPPVAARLQMSERSILSRLTNRAGDPTIQQTSSRPRDFPLLQRSFPAEPGHLPNPHGREKLQPF, encoded by the exons GGGAGCAACGATGAGCTGTCAGACAATGAGGAGGACCTGGAAGAGAAGTCGGAGAGCGAAGGCAGCGACTACTCCCCcaccaagaagaagaagaagaaactgaaggagaagaaggagaagaaagccaAGCGGAAAAAGAGGGACGAGGACGAGGATGATAATGACGACGGAGGCTTGAAG GAGCCAAAGTCCTCGGGGCAGCTCATGGCGGAGTGGGGCCTTGATGATGTGGACTACCTGTTCTCAGAGGAAGACTACCACACGCTGACCAACTACAAGGCTTTCAGCCAGTTCCTTCG GCCACTCATTGCCAAGAAGAACCCCAAGATCCCTATGTCCAAAATGATGACCGTCTTGGGGGCCAAGTGGCGAGAATTCAGTGCCAACAACCCGTTTAAGGGCAGCTCGGCAGCAGCAGCTGCGGCAGCTGTGGCTGCAGCTGTGGAGACTGTGACCATTGCTCCTCCATTGGCTATCAGTCCCCAGCAGGTGCCCCAGCCTCTGCCCATCCGCAAGGCCAAGACCAAAGAGGGCAAGG GGCCTGGAGTGAGGAAGAAGAACAAAGGCGCCAAAGACTccaagaagaaggggaggggcaaGCGAGTGGCGGGGCTCAAATTCCGCTTTGGAGGAATCAGCAAGAGGAAGAAGGGTTCCTcg AGCGAGGAAGACGAGCGTGAGGAATCCGATTTGGACAATGCCAGCATCCACAGCTCTTCTGTGCGCTCCGAGTGCTCCGCCGCGCTGGGCAAGAAGAATAAGAGGAGGCGCAAGAAGAAGAGGA ttGATGATGGTGACGGCTATGAGACAGACCACCAGGACTACTGTGAAGTGTGCCAGCAGGGTGGGGAGATCATTCTGTGTGACACTTGCCCAAGGGCGTACCACCTGGTCTGCCTGGACCCGGAGCTGGAGAAGGCTCCAGAGGGCAAGTGGAGCTGCCCGCACTGT GAGAAGGAGGGGATCCAATGGGAGCCGAAGGACgatgatgaggaagaggaggagggcggctgtgaggaggaggaggatgatcACATGGAGTTCTGCCGCGTGTGCAAGGACGGTGGCGAGCTCCTGTGTTGCGATGCCTGTCCCTCCTCTTACCATCTGCACTGCCTCAACCCTCCGCTGCCGGAGATCCCGAACGGTGAATGGCTCTGCCCGCGCTGTACT TGTCCCCCACTGAAGGGCAAAGTCCAGCGGATCCTACACTGGAGGTGGACTGAACCCCCAGCTCCCTTTATGGTGGGACTGCCAGGACCAGAGGGGGAGCCAGGCATGCCCCCACCCAAGCCTCTGGAGGGCATTCCTGAGAGAGAATTCTTTGTCAAGTGGGCCGGGCTCTCTTACTGGCACTGCTCCTGGGTGAAGGAGCTACAG CTGGAGCTGTACCATACCGTGATGTACCGCAACTACCAAAGAAAAAACGATATGGACGAGCCACCGCCCTTCGATTATGGCTCCGGGGATGAAGACGGTAAGAGCGAGAAGCGGAAGAACAAGGACCCTCTCTATGCCAAGATGGAGGAGCGCTTCTACCGCTACGGCATCAAGCCCGAGTGGATGATGGTCCACCGCATCCTGAACCATAG CTTTGACAAGAAGGGGGACGTGCATTACCTGATCAAGTGGAAGGATTTATCCTACGACCAGTGCACCTGGGAGATTGATGACATCGATATCCCCTACTATGACAACCTGAAGCAGGCCTACTGGGGCCACAG GGAGCTGATGCTGGGAGAGGATGCCCGGCTCCCGAAGAGGCTGATCAAGAAGGGCAAGAAGCTGAAGGATGATAAGCAAGAGAAGCCCCCAGAGACGCCCATTGTGGAT CCCACAGTCAAGTTCGACAAACAGCCGTGGTACATCGACTCCACAGGAGGCACGCTGCACCCTTACCAGCTGGAGGGCCTCAACTGGTTACGTTTCTCCTGGGCCCAGGGCACTGACACTATCCTGGCTGATGAGATGGGTTTGGGCAAGACGGTGCAGACCATTGTGTTTCTCTATTCCCTGTACAAGGAG GGCCACTCCAAGGGGCCTTACCTGGTCAGCGCGCCCCTGTCCACCATCATCAACTGGGAACGTGAGTTTGAGATGTGGGCGCCTGACTTTTACGTGGTCACCTACACGGGGGACAAGGAGAGCCGCTCGGTGATCCGGGAGAACGAGTTTTCCTTCGAGGACAATGCCATTCGGGGTGGGAAGAAAGTATTTCGCATGAAG AAGGAAGTGCAGATCAAATTCCACGTGCTGCTCACCTCCTATGAGCTTATCACCATCGACCAAGCCATCCTGGGCTCCATCGAGTGGGCCTGCCTTGTGGTGGACGAGGCCCACCGGCTCAAGAACAACCAGTCCAAG TTCTTTAGGGTCTTGAATAGCTACAAGATTGACTACAAGCTGTTGCTGACAGGGACACCCCTCCAGAACAACCTGGAAGAGCTATTCCATCTCCTCAACTTCCTGACTCCAGAGAGGTTCAA CAATctggaaggcttcctggaggagttTGCTGACATCTCCAAAGAAGACCAGATCAAAAAACTGCACGACCTGCTGGGGCCGCACATGCTCCGGAGGCTCAAGGCCGATGTGTTCAAGAACATGCCGGCCAAGACAGAGCTAATTGTCCGCGTGGAGCTGAGCCAGATGCAGAA GAAGTACTACAAGTTCATCCTCACACGGAACTTCGAGGCACTCAACTCTAAGGGGGGCGGCAACCAGGTGTCTCTGCTCAACATCATGATGGACCTGAAGAAGTGCTGCAACCACCCGTACCTCTTCCCCGTGGCCGCCGTG GAGGCCCCCGTATTGCCCAATGGCTCCTACGACGGCAGCTCCCTGGTCAAGTCTTCGGGGAAGCTCATGCTGCTGCAGAAGATGCTCAAGAAGCTGCGGGATGAAGGACATCGAGTGCTGATCTTCTCCCAG ATGACCAAGATGTTGGACCTCTTGGAGGACTTCCTGGAGTATGAGGGCTACAAGTATGAGCGGATCGACGGGGGCATTACTGGGGGCCTCCGGCAAGAGGCCATCGACAGATTCAATG CTCCTGGGGCCCAGCAGTTCTGCTTCCTGCTCTCAACACGTGCCGGTGGCCTGGGCATCAATCTGGCCACAGCGGACACAGTTATCATCTATGACTCGGACTGGAACCCACACAATGACATCCAG GCCTTCAGCCGTGCTCACCGCATCGGGCAGAACAAGAAGGTGATGATCTACCGCTTCGTGACCCGGGCCTCTGTGGAGGAGCGCATCACTCAGGTGGCCAAGCGCAAGATGATGCTCACTCACCTGGTGGTGCGACCTGGCCTGGGCTCCAAGTCAGGCTCGATGACCAAGCAGGAGCTGGATGACATCCTTAAGTTTGGCACGGAGGAGCTCTTCAAGGACGATGTGGAGG gCATGATGTCCCAGGGTCAGAGACCTGCCACACCCATCCCCGATGTACAGTCCTCCAAGGGCGGATCTTTGGCAGCCGGAGCGAAGAAAAAGCATGGCAGTACCCCACCAG GTGACAACAAGGACGTGGAAGACAGCAGCGTGATCCACTATGATGATGCGGCCATATCCAAGCTGCTGGATCGGAACCAGGATGCCACAGATGACACGGAGCTACAGAACATGAATGAATACCTGAGCTCCTTCAAGGTGGCACAGTACGTGGTCCGCGAGGAGGACGGCGTG GAGGAGGTCGAGCGGGAGGTGATCAAGCAGGAGGAGAATGTGGACCCTGACTACTGGGAGAAGCTGCTGCGCCACCACTatgagcagcagcaggaggactTGGCCCGCAACCTGGGCAAGGGCAAACGCATCCGCAAGCAAGTCAACTACAATGACGCCTCCCAGGAGGACCAGGGTGCGTGTG AGTGGCAGGATGAGCTCTCGGACAATCAGTCCGAGTATTCCATCGGCTCTGAGGATGAGGACGAGGACTTTGAGGAGAGACCCGAAGGGCAGA GTGGACGGCGACAGTCTAGGAGGCAGCTGAAGAGTGACAGGGACAAGCCCCTGCCGCCTCTTCTGGCTCGAGTTGGAGGCAACATTGAG GTTCTGGGCTTCAATGCCAGACAGAGGAAGGCTTTTTTGAATGCCATCATGCGCTGGGGCATGCCCCCCCAGGACGCCTTCAATTCCCACTGGCTGGTGCGGGACCTTCGCGGGAAGACTGAGAAGGAATTTAG AGCCTATGTGTCCCTCTTCATGCGGCACCTGTGTGAGCCAGGGGCAGACGGCGCAGAGACCTTCGCAGACGGTGTACCCCGGGAGGGCCTGTCCAGGCAGCATGTGCTCACGCGTATTGGGGTCATGTCGCTGGTTAGGAAGAAG GTGCAGGAGTTTGAACATGTCAACGGGAAGTACAGCACCCCAGATCTGGTCCCTGAGGGACCCGAGGGCAAGAAGCCCTGCGAGGTCCTCTCCTCAGATCCCAACACACCAgtgcctgccagccctgcacaGCTCCCAGCGGCCCCACTGGGCCTGCCAG ACAAAATGGAAGCCCAGCTGGGCTACATGGATGAGAAGGAGTCAGGCATGCAGAAGCCAAAGAAGCCCCAGGAAATCCAG GCCCTGCCAACTGCGCTGGACAGAGGAGAAGGTGAAGACAAGCACCAGAACTCAGACAGTAAGGACAGAGCTcgagaggagaggatggaggaggcGGAGAAGGCCCAGGGCTCGCCGGAGCAGCCACCGAAAG AGGAAGTGCTGCCAGACAAGGAGCCCATCCCAGACAAGCTGGAGCCGAGCCCAAGTCACAGCAGCGATTTCAGGCCAG ATGACTCCAAGGTTGAGGAGAAGGAGCCCATGGAGACACAGCAAAACGGTGAcagagaggaagatgaggaggggaagaaagaagacaagaacGGGAAATTCAAATTCATGTTCAACATTGCAGATGGGGGCTTCACAG AATTGCACACACTGTGGCAGAATGAGGAACGGGCCGCTGTGTCCTCAGGAAAAATCTACGAAATCTGGCACCGCCGCCATGACTACTGGCTGCTGGCAGGCATCGTGAC GCATGGCTATGCCCGCTGGCAGGACATTCAGAATGACCCACGGTACATGATCCTCAACGAGCCCTTTAAGTCTGAGATCCACAAGGGCAACTACTTGGAAATGAAGAACAAGTTTCTGGCCCGCAGGTTCAAG ctGCTGGAGCAGGCACTGGTGATCGAGGAACAGCTCCGGAGGGCTGCGTACCTCAACATGACCCAGGATCCCAACCACCCTGCCATGGCTCTCAATGCGCGCCTGGCAGAGGTGGAGTGCCTTGCTGAGAGCCACCAGCACCTATCTAAGGAGTCACTTGCCGGGAATAAGCCTGCCAATGCTGTCCTTCACAAGG TTCTGAACCAGCTGGAGGAACTGCTGAGCGACATGAAGGCAGATGTGACTCGCCTGCCCTCCATGTTGTCACGCATCCCCCCGGTGGCTGCCCGTCTGCAGATGTCGGAACGCAGCATCCTGAGCCGCCTCACCAACCGCGCTGGTGACCCCACCATCCAGCAG ACATCTAGTCGTCCTCGTGACTTCCCCCTGTTGCAGCGCTCCTTTCCAGCTGAG CCGGGCCACCTGCCCAACCCCCACGGGAGAGAAAAGCTACAGCCCTTTTAG